The Primulina tabacum isolate GXHZ01 chromosome 16, ASM2559414v2, whole genome shotgun sequence genome window below encodes:
- the LOC142529392 gene encoding putative E3 ubiquitin-protein ligase LUL2: MGNIGSSGVHGRRRSSSRRSHPPPPPPQDPQPEITANRYVFAAATPYPPPQYPNPNAPPYYQYPGYYPPPPPASMPMPLPAPYDHHHAAAHASWVSGRYPYGPMMQPPAQPYVEHQKAVTIRNDVNLKKETLRIVPDEENPGKHLVAFTFDATVTGSITIIFFAKEGEDCCLTPTKESLHPSITVHFQQGLAQKFKQPSGAGIDLSMFEDGELSQDSDLDVYPLAVKADACSDSNSGSGNPDSGSSNSQITQAVFQKDKGEYHVRVVKQILWVNGVRYELQEIYGIGNSVEDEFDANDPGKECVICLSEPRDTTVLPCRHMCMCSECAKVLRFQTNRCPICRQPVERLLEIKVSNGTDQ; the protein is encoded by the exons ATGGGTAATATTGGGAGCAGCGGGGTGCACGGGCGGAGAAGGAGCTCCAGCAGGCGGAGCCACCCTCCCCCTCCGCCGCCGCAGGATCCGCAGCCCGAGATCACGGCTAACCGATATGTTTTCGCAGCTGCGACGCCGTATCCTCCTCCGCAGTACCCTAATCCCAACGCGCCACCTTATTACCAGTACCCGGGTTACTACCCACCACCGCCTCCTGCATCGATGCCGATGCCTCTTCCGGCGCCATACGATCACCACCACGCGGCGGCGCATGCTAGTTGGGTTAGCGGGAGGTACCCATACGGACCCATGATGCAGCCTCCGGCGCAGCCGTACGTTGAGCACCAGAAAGCGGTCACCATCCGTAATGATGTTAATTTGAAGAAGGAAACTTTAAGAATCGTGCCTGATGAGGAAAATCCTGGAAAGCATCTCGTTGCATTCACTTTCGATGCCACTGTGACTGGAAG CattacaataattttttttgccaAGGAAGGTGAAGATTGCTGCTTGACTCCAACAAAAGAAAGCTTACATCCATCAATTACTGTTCATTTTCAACAAGGTTTGGCCCAAAAATTTAAACAACCATCGGGCGCTGGAATAGACCTTTCAATGTTCGAAGATGGAGAATTGTCACAAGACAGTGACTTGGACGTGTACCCATTGGCAGTTAAGGCTGATGCATGCTCAGATAGCAACAGTGGCAGTGGCAATCCGGACAGTGGTTCCTCAAACTCCCAGATAACTCAGGCTGTGTTTCAAAAGGATAAAGGCGAGTATCATGTTAGGGTGGTCAAGCAAATACTATGGGTGAACGGCGTGAGATATGAATTACAGGAGATATATGGGATTGGAAATTCGGTTGAGGATGAATTTGATGCAAATGATCCTGGAAAAGAATGTGTTATATGCCTTTCGGAACCTCGAGACACCACTGTCCTTCCATGTCGACATATG TGTATGTGCAGTGAGTGTGCTAAAGTTTTGAGGTTCCAAACGAACCGGTGTCCAATATGCCGGCAGCCAGTGGAGCGCCTTCTGGAGATCAAGGTCAGCAATGGTACCGATCAATGA
- the LOC142529193 gene encoding fasciclin-like arabinogalactan protein 11, giving the protein MKRLFSLFPLIFLFLIHFHPISSQSPATAPAPPGPDNLTSILEKASQFTTFIHLLQSTEVGDQIYIRLNNSNQGLTIFAPTDNSFSNLKPGTLNSFTDQQKVELIQFHVVPVLLSPSQFQTTSNPLRTQAGGSEGQFTLNVTATGDQVNITTGMTNATIGNTVYSDNQLAVYQVDQVLLPLSFFVPPPPVSAPSKPKEGAASPDAQSDSDRGNSPDSSGANCRSGYLFLAIFSLMLVLAAFS; this is encoded by the coding sequence ATGAAAAGGCTTTTCTCCCTATTCCCCCTTATTTTCCTCTTCCTCATTCATTTCCATCCAATCTCCAGCCAGTCACCAGCAACCGCTCCAGCACCACCAGGACCAGACAACCTCACTTCCATACTTGAAAAGGCCAGCCAATTCACCACATTCATCCACCTCTTACAGAGCACCGAAGTAGGAGACCAGATATATATCCGACTCAACAATTCAAACCAAGGGCTAACCATTTTCGCCCCAACCGATAACTCCTTCTCCAACCTCAAGCCAGGCACACTAAACTCCTTCACAGATCAACAGAAAGTCGAACTGATTCAATTTCACGTTGTACCTGTACTTTTATCGCCATCACAGTTCCAAACCACGAGCAATCCCCTACGCACCCAAGCAGGTGGGAGTGAAGGCCAATTCACATTAAATGTAACTGCAACAGGAGACCAGGTGAATATCACAACCGGAATGACTAATGCAACAATAGGCAACACAGTATACAGCGATAACCAGTTAGCAGTGTACCAAGTGGATCAAGTGCTGCTTCCACTGAGCTTTTTCGTGCCTCCACCACCTGTTTCTGCACCATCAAAGCCCAAGGAAGGTGCCGCATCACCAGATGCTCAATCGGATTCTGATAGAGGCAATTCACCAGATTCGTCCGGGGCAAATTGCCGGTCAGGATACCTGTTTCTTGCAATCTTCAGTCTGATGCTAGTTTTAGCTGCATTTTCTTGA
- the LOC142529604 gene encoding dnaJ protein P58IPK homolog isoform X2, translated as MVVGMKFCGFDLVAWRGFMFSLFILNFVFCCQLILLQPLVAAIDGKTGDAATLFERVSQSIKVKKYSEALADLNAAIGADPTMSEAYWRRASVLRQLCRYEDSEKSYKKFLEMKPGNSAAAKELSQLYQAQNAFDSSNSLFETGEFSKALEHIDKVVLVFSPACTKAKLLKARLLIASKDYSSAISEAGYILKEEEDNLEALLLRGRAYYYLADHDVAIRHYQKGLRLDPEHGELKKAYFGLKNLLKKTKSADDNASKGKLRLAVEEYKAAIALDPNHTSHNVNLHLGLCKVLVKLGRGQDAVTSCNEVLEIDGDSVEALKQRGEAKLLIEDWEGAVADLKSAYEKSPQDMDIREALMRAEKSLKLSQRKDWYKILGISKTASMSEIKKAYKKLALQWHPDKNVDNREEAEAKFREIAAAYEILGDEDKRTKYDRGEDIEEMGGMGGGGFNPFGGGQQFTFHFEGGFPGGEGGFPGGFGGFHF; from the exons ATGGTGGTTGGGATGAAATTCTGCGGTTTTGATTTGGTGGCATGGAGAGGGTTTATGTTCTCGCTATTTATCCTCAATTTCGTGTTTTGTTGCCAGCTTATACTCCTGCAACCGCTTGTTGCTGCTATAG ATGGCAAAACTGGTGATGCTGCTACTCTGTTTGAGAGAGTTTCACAGAGTATAAAAGTGAAGAAATATagtgaagctcttgctgatcttAATGCTGCTATAGGAGCAGATCCTACAATGTCAGAAGCATATTGGCGTCGAGCATCTGTACTTCGTCAGTTGTGCAG ATATGAAGACTCAGAGAAAAGCTACAAAAAGTTTCTGGAGATGAAACCTGGGAATTCAGCAGCTGCAAAGGAGCTTTCTCAGTTATATCAAGCTCAGAATGCCTTTGATTCGTCTAACAGTCTGTTTGAGACAGGTGAATTTTCTAAAGCGCTGGAACATATCGATAAAGTTGTTCTCGTATTCTCTCCGGCATGCACCAAG GCCAAACTCCTTAAAGCTAGATTATTAATAGCATCCAAAGATTATTCAAGTGCCATATCTGAGGCAGGATACATTCTTAAAGAAGAGGAGGATAATTTAGAGGCCTTACTCTTACGTGGACGTGCGTACTATTATTTAGCTGATCATGATGTTGCCATTAG GCATTACCAGAAGGGTCTTCGTCTCGACCCCGAGCATGGTGAATTGAAGAAAGCTTATTTTGGATTGAAAAACCTGCTTAAAAAGACTAAAAGT GCAGATGATAACGCAAGCAAGGGTAAGCTTCGCCTGGCGGTGGAGGAATATAAGGCAGCTATTGCCTTAGATCCAAACCACACTTCACATAATGTGAACCTTCATCTTGGTTTGTGTAAGGTCTTGGTGAAGCTTGGTAGGGGGCAGGATGCTGTGACGAGTTGCAATGAAGTACTTGAAATTGATGGAGATTCAGTTGAAGCTCTAAAGCAG AGGGGTGAAGCTAAGCTTTTAATTGAAGATTGGGAGGGAGCTGTGGCTGATCTAAAATCAGCCTATGAGAAGTCACCCCAG GATATGGATATCCGCGAGGCTTTAATGAGAGCTGAAAAATCATTGAAATTGAGTCAACGGAAGGATTGGTACAAAATCCTGGGAATTTCGAAAACCGCATCCATGTCAGAGATTAAGAAAGCTTACAAGAAGCTTGCCTTGCAGTGGCATCCAGACAAGAATGTTGACAATAGGGAAGAAGCAGAAGCCAAATTTCGAGAAATAGCGGCCGCGTATGAG ATTCTCGGTGATGAAGATAAACGCACAAAATATGACAGAGGTGAAGATATTGAGGAGATGGGAGGCATGGGTGGAGGAGGATTTAACCCTTTCGGAGGAGGCCAGCAATTCACATTCCACTTTGAAGGAGGGTTTCCTGGAGGGGAAGGGGGCTTTCCCGGTGGATTTGGAG GCTTTCATTTCTAA
- the LOC142529604 gene encoding dnaJ protein P58IPK homolog isoform X1, which produces MVVGMKFCGFDLVAWRGFMFSLFILNFVFCCQLILLQPLVAAIDGKTGDAATLFERVSQSIKVKKYSEALADLNAAIGADPTMSEAYWRRASVLRQLCRYEDSEKSYKKFLEMKPGNSAAAKELSQLYQAQNAFDSSNSLFETGEFSKALEHIDKVVLVFSPACTKAKLLKARLLIASKDYSSAISEAGYILKEEEDNLEALLLRGRAYYYLADHDVAIRHYQKGLRLDPEHGELKKAYFGLKNLLKKTKSADDNASKGKLRLAVEEYKAAIALDPNHTSHNVNLHLGLCKVLVKLGRGQDAVTSCNEVLEIDGDSVEALKQRGEAKLLIEDWEGAVADLKSAYEKSPQDMDIREALMRAEKSLKLSQRKDWYKILGISKTASMSEIKKAYKKLALQWHPDKNVDNREEAEAKFREIAAAYEILGDEDKRTKYDRGEDIEEMGGMGGGGFNPFGGGQQFTFHFEGGFPGGEGGFPGGFGGFHF; this is translated from the exons ATGGTGGTTGGGATGAAATTCTGCGGTTTTGATTTGGTGGCATGGAGAGGGTTTATGTTCTCGCTATTTATCCTCAATTTCGTGTTTTGTTGCCAGCTTATACTCCTGCAACCGCTTGTTGCTGCTATAG ATGGCAAAACTGGTGATGCTGCTACTCTGTTTGAGAGAGTTTCACAGAGTATAAAAGTGAAGAAATATagtgaagctcttgctgatcttAATGCTGCTATAGGAGCAGATCCTACAATGTCAGAAGCATATTGGCGTCGAGCATCTGTACTTCGTCAGTTGTGCAG ATATGAAGACTCAGAGAAAAGCTACAAAAAGTTTCTGGAGATGAAACCTGGGAATTCAGCAGCTGCAAAGGAGCTTTCTCAGTTATATCAAGCTCAGAATGCCTTTGATTCGTCTAACAGTCTGTTTGAGACAGGTGAATTTTCTAAAGCGCTGGAACATATCGATAAAGTTGTTCTCGTATTCTCTCCGGCATGCACCAAG GCCAAACTCCTTAAAGCTAGATTATTAATAGCATCCAAAGATTATTCAAGTGCCATATCTGAGGCAGGATACATTCTTAAAGAAGAGGAGGATAATTTAGAGGCCTTACTCTTACGTGGACGTGCGTACTATTATTTAGCTGATCATGATGTTGCCATTAG GCATTACCAGAAGGGTCTTCGTCTCGACCCCGAGCATGGTGAATTGAAGAAAGCTTATTTTGGATTGAAAAACCTGCTTAAAAAGACTAAAAGT GCAGATGATAACGCAAGCAAGGGTAAGCTTCGCCTGGCGGTGGAGGAATATAAGGCAGCTATTGCCTTAGATCCAAACCACACTTCACATAATGTGAACCTTCATCTTGGTTTGTGTAAGGTCTTGGTGAAGCTTGGTAGGGGGCAGGATGCTGTGACGAGTTGCAATGAAGTACTTGAAATTGATGGAGATTCAGTTGAAGCTCTAAAGCAG AGGGGTGAAGCTAAGCTTTTAATTGAAGATTGGGAGGGAGCTGTGGCTGATCTAAAATCAGCCTATGAGAAGTCACCCCAG GATATGGATATCCGCGAGGCTTTAATGAGAGCTGAAAAATCATTGAAATTGAGTCAACGGAAGGATTGGTACAAAATCCTGGGAATTTCGAAAACCGCATCCATGTCAGAGATTAAGAAAGCTTACAAGAAGCTTGCCTTGCAGTGGCATCCAGACAAGAATGTTGACAATAGGGAAGAAGCAGAAGCCAAATTTCGAGAAATAGCGGCCGCGTATGAG ATTCTCGGTGATGAAGATAAACGCACAAAATATGACAGAGGTGAAGATATTGAGGAGATGGGAGGCATGGGTGGAGGAGGATTTAACCCTTTCGGAGGAGGCCAGCAATTCACATTCCACTTTGAAGGAGGGTTTCCTGGAGGGGAAGGGGGCTTTCCCGGTGGATTTGGAGGCTTTCATTTCTAA